The Plasmodium vivax chromosome 12, whole genome shotgun sequence genomic interval TACCTTTTGCAATTCATAAAACTGGGGGTAAATTTTAGGTCCATTGagttttccttcttttctctttcgaATTTCCCCTCTTGGTAGGTAGACGTGTTGGAGATAAAGCTTCTATCCATAGGATAGTTTTTTACTAACGTGTTTCTGTAACCCGTTTTGTAATTACTTGTGGTGTTACTTCTTACATAGGATGGGCTAACCGCGTAATTGTTCTCACTGGTTATTACACCTACGTGGGCACTATTCGGTAGCTGCTTCCCCGCAGCGTAGCTTTCCCCGTTTGTGCCACAAGAGGGTGGAAACAAGTTTTGCAAATCGAATAactctacatttttatacttgTCAAATTCGTTCTCACTatattgttcatattttttttcctttttcttttggaCTTCCCCCCAAAGGTTGTCCTTACTGTAGGTAAAATTGTCCTTCACACTTTCGCtgttaattttgctttttatcaTGTAGAACCCTTTCTTAAAACGGTTGTTGCATTTTTCAGatttgtacatatttttaattttgctaagtttctcttcctttatatcttttaattttcccaaaaacattttcatcgtctttttttggttttcatCATTCATATGTAGatcctcccctttttcgctGCTTACATACCCTTGGTCGTTATACATCGGGCAATTTTCCTGCGAGAAGAAGTTATATGCccttaatttatttttacagtgGTCTTTTAATTCGTtcatggaaaaatatttagcCTTCTTAAATTTGTTGCGAAgggggtgcttccccttcttccgATTGAAACCGTCGTCAAGCGCGCTGTTATTTAATTCGTCGAAGGGGGTCTCCTCGAAGGGGGTTTCCTCAAATGGGCTCTCCTCGAAGGGTATGAAGAATTGGTCCTGGTTGGGATCACTTTGATGTGGGGTCAACCGGCTCGTGAAGTTATCATTGCTGTGGTGGGGCTTCAAACAACTTATGCGGCCATCGTCGTAGTATCGCGGGCTCCACTGGCACGTGCGATTCTCCTCATAGTAGTGCGGCTTCACTCGGCTGATGTCAGCTCCGCGGTGCCCCCCTCCGTTCTGCGCGCTCATGTAGCCTTCCCAATCATAGACATTTTGGGACGCCAAATGGTCATCCTTGTTATGCCGAGTTTTCACAGCAAAGTTGTCTCCGAGGTCTCCTCCCCAGTCATACCCACATTTGGGTGCAAATTTGTCGCCGCTATTGGGAAGCGCTTCCGCTGCGAGATCCCCTTTCACGTTCGCTTCCCCCTGTGCGATACTACATTGCTCTACGCTGGGCAGCTCAACTGGGGAATTTAAAGTGGGCCACGGAGCGattctttctttccccttctgcagGGGGTTTGCAGTTAGCACATTCACATGATCACTATGAATGCTGTCCTTTAGTTGAAGTTCGCCGGACTTCCTGCAATTCGTCAAAGGTGCTTTGTCTTTCTGGTCTGCTTCGGGCGGCAGCTCTTCCCTCATGCTGGACGTGTCCTTATTCGTTATCGTTTCtgcttttttcgtttcttcaATTCCTTCATTTACTTCcgctttttccgctttttccgctttttcctctttttcctctttttcctcttctccccttttcccctcctcgcCGAACAGCGCATCCAcgtttttttcaaacaggCTCGCCGCTTTAAGGTCGTCCAGCGCGTCCGAGGAGAGATTTTTGCCCAAGTCAAGCTTGATGTTCTTCTTATTcagcttccttttctgtttccaatttttgaatattcGTTTTGATTTGAACAGCAGGTTGGACGTGTAGGtcttttcttcacttttcttcttcgcttctAAGTTGGTCAATTCTTCATTGTGCTCTGAGCAgtcactctttttttccctatgtTTTGCCactctttttcctcttttcttttttttatttaggaaataaaaatatagggGAAAATCGTTGTTCAGTCCTCCATGCACGGTGATTATTAAAAGGCAATAcacgtaaataaaaattaaaatcaaATTGATGTATagaatttcaattttgttgtAAAAGTATGCAGGGAAATATTCAACAATGCTgtagaagttttttttcctgttgcTATTGTTGTGTGTTCGCTCGCAACTGTTTGCGGTGCACCCTTGTGTGATTTTTCTACCTTTCGTTTTCACACTCTTGTCGCTATAGTGCTCATTAGATAGGAAGCTCGCACGGGGGTGGTTAACCGCGCGACGACTCCATACACTGTTGCCGGATTTGAAGAAGTGGACGTACCTGTTACTTTCGTATAAACTTAAATCAACAGAATATTTCTCGTTATTTATTTCAAAGCAGAACTCTCTGTTACCGCAAATCTTTCGATCTCCCAACTcgtctacatttttttcatccccttGCACCTTCTCAATAGGTTCCCTGCTGGCAAAatcgtaataattatttttcatgttatttacaattttaatttccaaATCGAGCAGCATAATTTCGTTGATGCCCAGATCTTCAGAATAATTTTCCACGTCATCATACACggtgtaattatattttgaaagGAACGAACTGTTTCGCTCAAAATAATGTTTTCCTTCAGTGAGGGAAAGGGAACTGCGTACAATGGACGTCCCGTcatgtacacttttttttttcttttcctcaatATCGCTGCAATTTTctgtttctcccttttttgcgtgttCCCCGAGTAGAAGCTTCATATCGGAGAggctattttttaacttagAAGAATTCGATTCatcctttttgctgctcaCGTTCAAGTTCGTCACCTTGTCTGAGCTGCTAAACTTTTGGTACCCCCCGCTGCCGTAGTAGTCCATAAGCCACTGCTTGTTGTTGTTAATCATGTGAGAAAGTTTGCTGTGCTTTAGCAGCTTGGTGTACATGCATTTGTCCTCCCCGTTCGCATCGCACGCTGCATTGTACTCTCCATCGTTGGTTCCCCCATTGGTATAGCTATTAACTTGTGGCCTCCTAACACCCCTGTCTCCTTTCAGGGGGGCCTCCTCATCGCTGTCCCGGTCCACGACAGCCTTACCGCTTGCGCCCTCACTGGCCGCACTTCTACTTTTGAAGTACCTTCGCAGGTTGTTCAGAATTTTGTCCTTCTCGGAATCTTCGCCCTGTTGGGGGGAGTCGTGCACCTCGCCGCCTCCAtcttccttattttttccattcttcGCCGCTTCTCCTGCAAAAAGTAGATCCCCCGCGCGGTGGTCGTTCTGAGTATGCCCCTTTCTGCCATCCATAATGCTGGCCTCAAAATTGAAGTcgattttttccccgcaATTGGCACCTGCTCCCTCGCGAAAGATGTCACTGCTTGGTTTGGGAATACTCCCTCGCTCTTCGTTCAAAGGAATAGCACCGTTAACCACGTTGGTAAGAATCACATCGGCATTGTTTCCCCTCTTGCAGCTTTccgttttcccctcccccgcgtTGCTACCGCAGGTTGGGCTCAAAAGCGAATCTGTCTTGGTCTGCCTATCTTTAGCCTTCACGCCTTTCCTCACAGCTCCTCTATCGTGCCCATCTTCGAGGCCCCTCCTTCTACTCCCTTTCACCTTGGAGAGCCTACCCAAGGAGGGCCTACTTCTACTCTGCTCGGTACtccttttatttaaaaagtgatCATTGCAGTACTTCCCCAGGTAAGCAGGGGTGTAGGCAAAGAAGTAGACGCACTTAGATTTATAATGTTTATACAAGTACTGAAAGAAGGAGGGGAATCTGTTCAGAATGAAAATGTGTAGAAACGTATGGAGGTGGTACAAATTGGACTTCTTCGatattttacacaaaattttatgagGAAAGAAGAGGTACAGAATGGGGAAATCGTACAAGACGTCTTTGCAAAAATCGTAATTCTtctcattatttatatatatcagaAACGCTACGGTTAGAAGGAGCACAATGTGTATGTAGTTCTTACAGtaggagcagaaaaaaaggtaaagaaTTGAAATGATCGAAATGATGAAGCTTCTAAATTCGAATATGCCGTTCACTTTATCGAAGATATAATTGAATCTGTTTTTTATCTGCATAGTTcgttttatattatttataaacaaattaaCCAATTGGTAATTATTGTTAACATTGTTATACGTCATGGAGAGATCCTCATCATTGCAAAGCACATTGGTGGTGTTTTGAGACGGTAGCAGGTACTCAAATcggtttttacttttatatataaatatatgagcATACAAATTATCATCATTCGAGTCAGATTCATATTTGCTATTTttctgtgcattttttttttggtcattATGTAACTTTCTcacaaaaaagtaatttttatcGAAGAAGATATTTTTCTGGTTCAGGAGGGAAAGCCCATTGGACACTTGGTCATTCGTTTTATTGCAAAAGGAGCTGAATAGTTTTTCCGTCCTGTTAGATGACGTGGAGCT includes:
- a CDS encoding hypothetical protein, conserved (encoded by transcript PVX_117240A): MEIKKSKRSRASTEGKELNRRTQPNNHHKQESAKRLIHCNDSEDKKNTDSNSNILSNTYDNIYDELSSNYEDSACKSNDDLTEFYLYKEINNHKYNNNLYDFYLSKFNSNLEEKDKLNESNELIQLNQLNQLNESNLSLINKIPRVKKKHNCGGKNDEEKTERGREPNGNERTAGEERPGREEPLGEGSTYRNTKHNHADPFEKENEEKLAELRKKYRHIMLYSSEEPLNGDPAKERSTEQADQMKKKKRKDQREEQRENQWEDQNVAPNAEPNDEKENLYNIYFNTLINKCDYTISCYMYKKTNATHIYRKKILVLKKHYLILNKFKQNINNIYKGMHRDVYDISHSRYGNIYKSSNNIYKFSVYAKRLSRTDGSSTSDNSNFFSLKKKKKKKKNNYKISNDGYHFNNEHIRLANHNVNVIIELINLMKMISIYGSIKKYMKILFFKYTKNVFLKNYELYYSSPKYLNVLKKIYKSIHASAYNYIYVNILKIRNLEQIKYNYIYAIIDVDNFLYHYKYEYNRDMFIPLFTDRQNKVIFYFYTDLDLYLGHFTLHNYEIEKHIDFDLYKKAELSSMQIQTDFFLTKNTKYRNTSMYSSTSSNRTEKLFSSFCNKTNDQVSNGLSLLNQKNIFFDKNYFFVRKLHNDQKKNAQKNSKYESDSNDDNLYAHIFIYKSKNRFEYLLPSQNTTNVLCNDEDLSMTYNNVNNNYQLVNLFINNIKRTMQIKNRFNYIFDKVNGIFEFRSFIISIISILYLFFCSYCKNYIHIVLLLTVAFLIYINNEKNYDFCKDVLYDFPILYLFFPHKILCKISKKSNLYHLHTFLHIFILNRFPSFFQYLYKHYKSKCVYFFAYTPAYLGKYCNDHFLNKRSTEQSRSRPSLGRLSKVKGSRRRGLEDGHDRGAVRKGVKAKDRQTKTDSLLSPTCGSNAGEGKTESCKRGNNADVILTNVVNGAIPLNEERGSIPKPSSDIFREGAGANCGEKIDFNFEASIMDGRKGHTQNDHRAGDLLFAGEAAKNGKNKEDGGGEVHDSPQQGEDSEKDKILNNLRRYFKSRSAASEGASGKAVVDRDSDEEAPLKGDRGVRRPQVNSYTNGGTNDGEYNAACDANGEDKCMYTKLLKHSKLSHMINNNKQWLMDYYGSGGYQKFSSSDKVTNLNVSSKKDESNSSKLKNSLSDMKLLLGEHAKKGETENCSDIEEKKKKSVHDGTSIVRSSLSLTEGKHYFERNSSFLSKYNYTVYDDVENYSEDLGINEIMLLDLEIKIVNNMKNNYYDFASREPIEKVQGDEKNVDELGDRKICGNREFCFEINNEKYSVDLSLYESNRYVHFFKSGNSVWSRRAVNHPRASFLSNEHYSDKSVKTKGRKITQGCTANSCERTHNNSNRKKNFYSIVEYFPAYFYNKIEILYINLILIFIYVYCLLIITVHGGLNNDFPLYFYFLNKKKKRGKRVAKHREKKSDCSEHNEELTNLEAKKKSEEKTYTSNLLFKSKRIFKNWKQKRKLNKKNIKLDLGKNLSSDALDDLKAASLFEKNVDALFGEEGKRGEEEKEEKEEKAEKAEKAEVNEGIEETKKAETITNKDTSSMREELPPEADQKDKAPLTNCRKSGELQLKDSIHSDHVNVLTANPLQKGKERIAPWPTLNSPVELPSVEQCSIAQGEANVKGDLAAEALPNSGDKFAPKCGYDWGGDLGDNFAVKTRHNKDDHLASQNVYDWEGYMSAQNGGGHRGADISRVKPHYYEENRTCQWSPRYYDDGRISCLKPHHSNDNFTSRLTPHQSDPNQDQFFIPFEESPFEETPFEETPFDELNNSALDDGFNRKKGKHPLRNKFKKAKYFSMNELKDHCKNKLRAYNFFSQENCPMYNDQGYVSSEKGEDLHMNDENQKKTMKMFLGKLKDIKEEKLSKIKNMYKSEKCNNRFKKGFYMIKSKINSESVKDNFTYSKDNLWGEVQKKKEKKYEQYSENEFDKYKNVELFDLQNLFPPSCGTNGESYAAGKQLPNSAHVGVITSENNYAVSPSYVRSNTTSNYKTGYRNTLVKNYPMDRSFISNTSTYQEGKFEREKKENSMDLKFTPSFMNCKRYDLEFATADMIEEEKKTRGRHILHNLSFNSKRKELKKKIISYVKRKTNKKEKNKSYELTPMMWVEKELLSDEMQLGDENKLINLINYEEGTHSNKGIEAAHVENERDNNNLSFIKDNDEFVNFKENKERIILPVNMGKRSKNAVNSNVSFAVPKRIIKRNRDYLKFYRSGYFSEYDMHRIIRSRDKTKFAYSNSMYKHLKKAIEKKNGRGENQCNSGKSNEFFSQKGDDQMGDNTFGGPTQHIAGKSETDHFLTIEQMDEEEKHTHKNIFSKKKKIFFHMKKKFLKFKNKNKNNFFKDKIKNLVNMQNANSYNEYNDKAICYDENGLLALPAIAEKNAPKAKKKMFLINMMEKSNQNVAPNSADENGHGSTSSDNNKTGTVKKLQESEPNENYFIAIRSKINMLGSSNRTNEAVGSEENPPEQRDLPAQVKKKKKPDATILSDPENKYVTNKSSASKHSRSRSKLVYANKGSYICSNGSYKDPHELTKYANQSSLKKKKEREKHSITIAISNYNKFLLSKKNYYTGLEKTNLYLKCYCNVALLVINCFLIFTITYIYANNVYNLFLCAKHVHLKAKKRERKKHSDFNNIVRIIYHKNVFATNDNSIHISKNKNMYMKKNIFAQIFVQNKKQSAKTSVKYDQEEVEEEKEEEEASSDSQQMKKTDMRNYHFNPSKYYEEIKDKKNILSLYKSAKSNIKMFMSKHMILNLYLEKFLNLFNHKNFNLTKIVISLLGYFSILLLPIKFHHLVIVKLLHLYYRGYTRRYYKNVVLNSILENIKNVKISLKLYKPICSLNEEECCALIEEINKTCNQNLNISQFKDINDEYDLANVIMTNLSEFSEMKRIIRQEWNLNLLNNSPNDNANVVSTRNNTLY